A stretch of DNA from Sphingopyxis sp. MWB1:
TGACATGCCGGATTGTATAGCAATTCTCGCATTTCTCGGGATTCGCCCGCCGGGGAGGGTTTAATGGCTACGACGTTCGAGCCGCGTCTTTGGAACCGCGCAACCGCCAGCGTACCGCCGGCGCGAAGTCTTGGCCGACGAATGACCGTTCATGCGGCGATGGCACTGCTTGCTTTTGCAGGCTTGCAAATCTGGCTTGTCCTGAGCGCAGTGGACAAGGGCGCGCCAACAGCGCTCATCTTTATCGCGCTGGCGGTTCTGCTGGCGCTGGCGATTCCCATCACCCGCAAATTTGAACGCCGCTGGTATCGGCTAAGCCGCGAAGCGCTGGCAAGCTGGGGACTGCATGCGCGGTTCCGTCGCGATGTCCGCCGCCTGTGGGTAGTTGCCTTGACCCTGCCCTTCTTGTGGGTCAGCGGCGCGCTTGCAGCCACCGATGCCATCGCCGCGATCGTCGGCTGACAACTGATCGGACAAGTTAGATTTTGACGCTGCGCGCCGCCACGTATAGGGCGCGGCCATGCTGAGCGTATCCGAAGCCCTCGACCGCGCGCAATTGATGTGCGACGCCGCGACCAAAGCTGGCGCCGACGCCGCCGACGCGCTTTACTATTGCAATGCCGCTACATCGGTATCGATGAGACTGGGTCAATTGGAAGATGTCGAGCGATCAGAAAGCCAGGATATCTCGCTGCGTGTCTTTGTCGGACAGCGCAGCGCAAGTGTCTCCACCGGAGATATGGACGAGGGCGAACTCGCCAAGCTGGTAGACCGCTGCGTCGCCATGGCGCGTGAAGCGCCCGAAGATATTTATGCCGGCCTCGCGCCCGCCGACCTGTTGTTCAAGGGCGAGGCACCGGACCTCGACCTTGATGATGGTAGCGAAGCGGACCCGCAGGCTTTGCGCGAAGCCGCACTGGCAGCCGAGGAGGCCGCGCGCGCCATCGACGGTGTCACCAATAGTGAAGGCGGCAGCGCGAGCCATAGCCGCACCCGTTTCGCACTTGTCACGAGCCATGGCTTTGCAGGAGGCTATGGATCGAGTGGGCACAGCCTGTCGGCGAGCGTAATCGCGGGCGAAGGCGCTGCCATGCAGCGCGACTATGGCTGGCACAGCGCGCATCATCTAGCCGATCTGGAAAACGCGGATGAAATCGGCGCCCGCGCAGGGATGCGCGCGGTGGCGCGGCTCAACCCGGGCAAAGCGCCGGGCGGCAAGGTTCCGGTGATTTTGGATCCGCGCGTCGGCAGCAGCATCGTCGGCCATTTGCTGAGCGCCATAGCCGGGCCCGCAGTGGCGCGCGGCACGAGCTTTCTGCTGGGCAAGGAAGATCAGCCGCTGTTCGACAGTAGCATCGTAATCCGCGATGAGCCTCACCGTCCGCGTGGACTTCGCAGCCGCGCCTTCGATGGCGAAGGCCTGCCAACAGCGGCACGCGACATCGTTATGAATGGCAGAATCAGCGGCTGGTTGCTCGACACAGCATCGGCCAAGCAGCTTGGTCTTCAACCGACCGGCCACGCCAGTCGCGGTGGCGGCGCATCGGGGGTCAGTGCATCGAACCTGCACCTTGCCCCGGGCAGCGTCACCCGCGAAGCCTTGATGGCCGATATCAAGCGCGGCGTTCTGGTCACCGAACTGATCGGCCAGGGCGTCAACCCGGTCACCGGCGATTAT
This window harbors:
- a CDS encoding TldD/PmbA family protein — protein: MLSVSEALDRAQLMCDAATKAGADAADALYYCNAATSVSMRLGQLEDVERSESQDISLRVFVGQRSASVSTGDMDEGELAKLVDRCVAMAREAPEDIYAGLAPADLLFKGEAPDLDLDDGSEADPQALREAALAAEEAARAIDGVTNSEGGSASHSRTRFALVTSHGFAGGYGSSGHSLSASVIAGEGAAMQRDYGWHSAHHLADLENADEIGARAGMRAVARLNPGKAPGGKVPVILDPRVGSSIVGHLLSAIAGPAVARGTSFLLGKEDQPLFDSSIVIRDEPHRPRGLRSRAFDGEGLPTAARDIVMNGRISGWLLDTASAKQLGLQPTGHASRGGGASGVSASNLHLAPGSVTREALMADIKRGVLVTELIGQGVNPVTGDYSRGASGFLIEDGAIAGPVAEFTVAGNLIDMFAALIPADDLEFRHGTNVPTLRIDGMTVASS